One segment of Terriglobia bacterium DNA contains the following:
- a CDS encoding squalene/phytoene synthase family protein, giving the protein MSDQLSHAYAVCRGISRRAAKNFYYGFMVLPSEKRNALSAVYAFMRHADDISDEPGVDPQIKRQKLSEWLDAAKAVFAGKATDDPVLMALGDAQKKFKISPELFEKLVYGTSLDLDIPPASAESPAILCETFEDLKQYCYYVASVVGLVCIRIFGYQDTKAEFLAEDCGLAFQLTNIIRDIKEDASMGRIYIPAEDLVRSNLTAANFSSNVLRDPAQAQQLRPALEYEAERARKYYESAKWLMELIDEDSRAALWVLVEIYSRLLQKITDRNYDVLTERVRLTLWEKLKVLSRGFLLRIA; this is encoded by the coding sequence GTGAGCGACCAGCTCAGCCATGCCTACGCAGTCTGCCGCGGCATTTCACGCCGTGCGGCCAAGAATTTCTATTACGGCTTTATGGTGCTGCCATCAGAAAAGCGCAACGCGCTGAGCGCGGTGTACGCATTCATGCGCCACGCCGACGATATCTCAGACGAACCCGGAGTTGACCCACAAATAAAGCGCCAGAAGTTGAGTGAATGGCTGGATGCAGCAAAAGCGGTCTTTGCAGGCAAGGCAACCGATGATCCGGTTCTGATGGCGCTGGGTGACGCGCAGAAGAAATTCAAGATTTCGCCGGAGCTTTTTGAAAAGTTGGTTTACGGCACCAGCCTGGATCTGGATATCCCGCCCGCATCAGCAGAATCGCCGGCCATCCTATGCGAAACGTTCGAAGACCTGAAGCAGTATTGCTATTACGTCGCGTCTGTCGTCGGGCTGGTATGCATACGTATTTTTGGCTATCAGGACACCAAGGCGGAATTTCTGGCGGAAGACTGCGGCTTGGCATTCCAGTTGACCAATATTATTCGCGACATAAAAGAAGACGCATCCATGGGTCGCATTTATATTCCTGCGGAAGATCTGGTGCGCAGCAATCTTACGGCCGCAAATTTCTCTTCGAACGTGTTGCGGGATCCGGCACAGGCGCAGCAACTGCGGCCTGCCCTGGAATACGAAGCTGAGCGCGCGAGGAAATATTATGAATCGGCAAAGTGGCTGATGGAGCTGATTGATGAAGACAGCCGGGCCGCCTTATGGGTCCTGGTGGAAATATATAGCCGCCTGCTGCAGAAGATCACAGATCGCAATTACGATGTGCTTACAGAGCGCGTCAGGCTGACGCTCTGGGAAAAATTGAAAGTATTATCACGCGGATTTCTACTCCGCATCGCATGA